A window of Kribbella sp. NBC_00382 genomic DNA:
TCGTTCTCGCGCCCACCGGAGTGATCCCGGCCGGCAGCGGGTTCGCGTGGAGCGTCCCGAACGTCGGTACGCCCGGACCACGTGATGATGTCGGTTTCCTGTCCGCCGCCCTGGACGTCGCGACCACCCAACTCTGCGCCGACCCGACCCGTCTGTACGGCACCGGGTACTCCGGAGGCGCACGGATGCTCTCCGGGTTCGCCTGCGCCCGACCCGACAGGCTCGCGGCAATCGCCCCGGTCGCCGGTCTACGCTCCGGACGGCCCGATCCCGCCGACACGTCCCGGCCCGACCCGGAGTCTTGCAAGCCGTCCACTGCGGTTCCGGTTGCCGCCTTCCACGGACAACAGGACAACAGCAATCCGTACAACGGAGGTGGCAGCGACCTGTGGAAGTACTCCGTCCCGACCGCGCAGGCACGGTGGGCATCCCTTGACGGTTGTCAGCCGAATCCAGTCAGCCAGCAGATCAGCACGCACGTCACGCGGCTGGCCTACCAAGGCTGCCGGGACAACACAGAGGTCGCGCTCTACCGGGTGTCCGACGGTGGTCATACCTGGCCAGGATCACCACACCCTTCCAGCGGTAACGGCAACACGACGCAGGAGATCAGCGCCAACACCTTGATGTGGCAGTTCTTCCAGAACTACCACCGCTGACCGAGTAAGCGTTCCTCCCCATTGCCCCGGGAGGAACGCTCACTCGGTTGTGGATGAAGGGCGACGCTGCGATGACCTCGAAGGTAGATTGACCGAGTGGCAGGTGCGGAGACGGGGCGCGGAGAGCGCAAGGCGACCATCCGGGACGTTGCAGCGCGGGCCGGGGTGTCTCCGTCCGCAGTGACGATTGCCGTCCATGACCGTCCTGGCGTGTCGGCGACAACGAAACAGCGCATCCTGAAGGTGGCCGACGAACTCGGCTGGCGGCCGAACCTGACTGCCGCGACGCTGTCCGGACGCGGCATCCATACCGTCGGACTCGCGATCGCCCGGCCGGCCAGACTTCTCGGGCTCGAGCCGTTCTACATGGAGTTCCTGTCGGGGATCGAGAGCGTGCTGTCGGCGCGGTCCTGCTCACTCCTTCTGCGCCTGGTCGAGCCCGACGAGGAGATCGAGGTCCACACCCAGTGGTGGCAGAGCGGCCGCATCAACGGCAGCATCCTCGTGGATCTCGGGGTCGATGACGCACGTATCCCGGCCCTGTCGGAGATCGGTCTGCCCGCGGTCGCGGTGGGACATCCCTCACTGGCCGGCCCGTTCACCGCGGTCTGGACCGACGACGCCCCGGCGATCAAGGAGGCCGTCCGGTACCTCGCCGCTCTGGGCCACCGCACGATCGGCCGGGTCGGCGGCCCACCGAGGCTCGGGCACTCGATGATCCGCAAGGCCGCTTTCGTCGAAGCCATCGAGGAGCTAGGCCTGGCGGGCAGCAGCGCGGATGCGGACTTCTCCCCCGATCAGGGCCGGCGCGCCTGCCGCAGCCTGCTGCTCGCCCCCAACCGCCCGACAGCGATCATGTTCGACAACGACATCATGGCCGTGGCTGCCCTCAATGTCGCCGACGAGTTCGGCCTGTCCGTCCCCGGCGACCTCTCGATCCTCGCCTGGGACGACTCCCAACTCTGCGAGCTGACCCGTCCCGCCCTGTCCGCGATGAGCCACGACGTCTTCGCCTTCGGCGCCGACGTCACCCACACCCTCTTCGACGTGATGAACGGCGTCGAGCCGCCATCACACACCTGCCACATCCCCGCCCTGGTCCCCCGGGCCTCGACGGCGGCTCCGCCCTCCTGACCGCCGTCCTCCACTGGCTCAGCCTAGTATTTTGATGGTGAGGCCGAAGTTTCCCTGATTCCTGGCCTTGCCGAGGATCAGTCGGGCGTAGTAAGGCGAGTGCTGCCGCCTGATCGCCGGCTTGCTCCGCGACAGCAACCTTCGCGAGCAGGAGCCACAACGACTGCACGCGAACCATCCCAGTGATCACAAGACCCTAGCCAGATGCTGATCGGTCTTCGTTGCTCTGGCCCCGGCGGGCTGAGATCAAGGCCACCGCCCGGACCGGTAGTAGTAGGTAGGCTCGGCACTGGCCACACTGAGGTCCTGAGTTCCGTCGCCCAGCCCGGTGAGCTTCCGCGCACCATGCAGTGCTTTCTCCACCTCATCGACCGTCGAACTCCAGTTCGCCCGGTTCACCCAGAGCAGCACCCGCAGCCTGACAGCCGAGGGTTCCCCGCCGACCACGTCGAGCGCCTGGTCGATCAGGGCAACTGCTTGGCTCGCGTCCTTGTCGACCCAGGCCGCAATCGAGAGGACGTGCAGGGCCCGAGCGACCATCACCTGGTCGCGTTCGCTCCGCGTCTCGCCGCGGACTGTGCACGCTCCCAGTTCGGGGCACCGAACTCTTGTCAAAGTCATATTTTGTCCTGTTTCATCAGTGTTTCAGCCGATCGAAAACCTGAGCACGTGCACAGGTTTATCCGGCTCGGAAGACCTCACCGCCCGATTCAGAGGAGTACCTCATGTTCTCGAACAGGTATCGAACCGGCGCCGTGGCTGTCATCGGCGCCTTGCTCACGGCATCGCTCGGCATGCCGAGTGCCAGCGCTCAAACGACCAGCACGCTCACCATGCGCGGCGCTGACATCTCTTCCCTGCAGCGCGGGCTCGAGGTGGGCGCCACCTACTCCAACGCGGCCGGGACCACCGACCCCGTCGAGATCCTGAAGTCGGCCGGCGTGAACTACGTACGGCTGCGGGTCTGGAACAACCCGGTCAGCGGCTACAACAACCTCGCCAAGGTGCTGACCTACGCCAAGACCGTCAAGGCCAAGGGCCTGAAACTGCTGGTCGATTTCCACTACTCCGACAGCTGGGCCGATCCCGGCCAGCAGACCAAGCCCGCGGCCTGGTCAAGCCACGGAATCAGCGCGTTGACCACGGACGTCTACAACTACACCTACAACGTGTGCAACAGCCTCAAGGCCCAAGGCACCACCCCGGACAGCGTCCAGATCGGCAACGAGATCAACACCGGCATGCTGTGGAACGACGGCAAGGTCGTGAACAACGACTTCACCAACCTCAGCTTGCTGCTCAAGTCCGGCTACAACGCCACCAAGGCCTGCAACAGCGCCACCCAGGT
This region includes:
- a CDS encoding LacI family DNA-binding transcriptional regulator; protein product: MAGAETGRGERKATIRDVAARAGVSPSAVTIAVHDRPGVSATTKQRILKVADELGWRPNLTAATLSGRGIHTVGLAIARPARLLGLEPFYMEFLSGIESVLSARSCSLLLRLVEPDEEIEVHTQWWQSGRINGSILVDLGVDDARIPALSEIGLPAVAVGHPSLAGPFTAVWTDDAPAIKEAVRYLAALGHRTIGRVGGPPRLGHSMIRKAAFVEAIEELGLAGSSADADFSPDQGRRACRSLLLAPNRPTAIMFDNDIMAVAALNVADEFGLSVPGDLSILAWDDSQLCELTRPALSAMSHDVFAFGADVTHTLFDVMNGVEPPSHTCHIPALVPRASTAAPPS
- a CDS encoding glycoside hydrolase family 53 protein — translated: MFSNRYRTGAVAVIGALLTASLGMPSASAQTTSTLTMRGADISSLQRGLEVGATYSNAAGTTDPVEILKSAGVNYVRLRVWNNPVSGYNNLAKVLTYAKTVKAKGLKLLVDFHYSDSWADPGQQTKPAAWSSHGISALTTDVYNYTYNVCNSLKAQGTTPDSVQIGNEINTGMLWNDGKVVNNDFTNLSLLLKSGYNATKACNSATQVVIHTANTDSDAHARWFYDGISAKGVSWDITGLSYYCNWHGTMANMTSVVSDMGTRYGKPVILAETAAPFTLNNADSSENSVTTACAGYAATWNGQGAAFTAIQNAAKAGGAIGVFYWEPTWIATPGNGWDPADIANSGDGWDNMATFNWTGVFNAAVHWIS